In Ignavibacteria bacterium, the genomic stretch CGCCAACAATCACGGGAACAATTGCCGTTTGGTTCTCGATTATTTTAAATCCGAGTTCTTTAAATCCTTTCCGCATTTTGTTTGCGTTGGAAATGAGTTTAGCAACACGAAATGGTTCTGCTTCCAAAACATCTAACGCCGCAAGAGCTGCAGCAACCGAAGACGGTGTTGGACTTGCAGAAAAAATCAATGCGGGAGATGTGTGTTTGATAAAATTTATCACCCGCTCTTCGCCGACAACAAACCCGCCAAGCGATGCAAACGTTTTGCTGAACGTTCCCATCGTCATATCAATTTCTTTTTCCAAACCGAAATGACTTGGCGTTCCTCGTCCGCCTTTTCCAATCACGCCAACGCTATGAGCATCATCACATAAAATTCTCGCATTATATTTTTTTGCAATAGAATTGAGGTGAATCAAATCCACAATTTCTCCCGTTGTCGAAAACACGCCATCGCTCACAATTAACTTTGCGGCTTCAAGCGGCAAACGGGAAATAACACGTTCCAAATCGTTCATATCATTATGTTTGTACCGAACAACTTCTGCAAACATTCCTTTCGCCATTAAATTCCCCGCAACAATACACGCATGATTATCTCTATCCGTTACAACATATTCACCGCGTTGCACAAGCGCCGGAATTATTCCTTGCGCAGTTTGATAACCGGTTGAAAAAAGCAAACACGCTTCTTTATTGAAAAACTTTGCAAGTCGCGCTTCGAGTTGATTGTGCAAATCCAGCGTTCCCGTTAAATAACGCGAACCCGAACATCCTGTTCCGTATTTATTCACAGCATCGAGTGCGGCTTGTTTTACTTTCGGATGAGCCGTTAAGCCTAAATAATTATTGGAACCCGCCATCACAACTTTCTTCCCTTCGATTTGCACAACAGGACCTTCGTTTGCTTCGATTGCACGAAAATATGGATAAAAACCTGCGGCTTTGATTTCATCGGCGCGGGTGAATACGTATGCCTTTTCAAATAAATCTGTTTTCTTTTTGTGTGCTGAAATTTGTGAGGAAGGATTTGTTTCGTTTTCCATTGAGAAAAAATTTGACTGTATATAAAAAATTGCGTGTGAATATACTTTCAAACGGAAAAAGAAAAAAATGCAGTTTCAAGAGACGTACGAAATTCGTTTTCAATATTTCAACGTGTGTGTATTTTCCACTCCGTTTTTCTTCCCTATCTTTTCACAAGTTTTTTGAACGTTCCATTATCGTATAAAATTAATGCTTGCTCTCGTAACCGGTGGAAACGGATTTATCGGAAGTCATCTCGTTGAACATTTACTGCAACGAGGTTATTCCGTGCGTTGTCTTGTTCGAAAGACGAGTAATTTGCAATGGTTGAAAAATTTTTCCGTTGAGTACGTGTATGGCGATTTGTTTGATAATGATGCTTTGAAAAATGCTGTACAAAATGTTGATTTAATTTTTCATTCTGCAGGAATTACAAAAGCAAAAACGAAAGAAGAATATTTTCGCGGAAATCAGTT encodes the following:
- a CDS encoding pyridoxal phosphate-dependent aminotransferase family protein; this encodes MENETNPSSQISAHKKKTDLFEKAYVFTRADEIKAAGFYPYFRAIEANEGPVVQIEGKKVVMAGSNNYLGLTAHPKVKQAALDAVNKYGTGCSGSRYLTGTLDLHNQLEARLAKFFNKEACLLFSTGYQTAQGIIPALVQRGEYVVTDRDNHACIVAGNLMAKGMFAEVVRYKHNDMNDLERVISRLPLEAAKLIVSDGVFSTTGEIVDLIHLNSIAKKYNARILCDDAHSVGVIGKGGRGTPSHFGLEKEIDMTMGTFSKTFASLGGFVVGEERVINFIKHTSPALIFSASPTPSSVAAALAALDVLEAEPFRVAKLISNANKMRKGFKELGFKIIENQTAIVPVIVGDDMLAFQMWRALYDAGVFVNAFISPGVPQGMQMMRTSYMATHEDEHLYKILEVFGEVGKKLGIIK